The following nucleotide sequence is from Pseudomonas sessilinigenes.
CCGGGCCTAGGGACTGGCCCGGTTCCACCAGTTCATCGCCGGTGGACAACACCGCCACACGAACCCGTCGAACCACTTCCAACTCGGCACATCCCAGGGATGCCGCCAGGCCCTGCTCGATCGGCCCCAGGCGGGTACCGGCAGCGAGGACCTCCTCCCCCACCGTGGTTTCCTGGCCTTGGGGACGGATATTTTGCCCGCGCTTCAGAGGCTCGGTGAACAGCACGCGCTGGTCGTCCTGGACCTGGGCATTTTCCTGCATCTCGACGCAATCCGCGCCGGCCGGTACCGGAGCACCGGTAAAGATCCGCGCGCAGGTTCCAGGCTGCAGCGGCTCTGGCGCCTGCCCGGCGAAAATCCGCTGGCTGACCGGTAGGGGAAGCCCCTTCCAGTCTTCAAGACGCAGCGCATAACCATCCATGGCACTGTTAGGCCAGGGCGGCAGGTCCAGGCTGGAAACCAGCGGCTCGGCCAGTACCCGCCCATGGGTGGCCGCCAAAGGCAGGCGCTCACGCTCGGTGATCGCCGAGGCCTCGGCCATTGCCAGCAGACGCTCGAGTGCCTCTTCCACGGGCATCAACGCACCGAGCTTGCCTGGCTTACCCACGGGATTCACAGGGGGCCGCCTGCTTCAGGTGAGGTACGAAGTTGCAGGGTCGATGCCGTGAATCCAGTTGTTCGGCCAGAATGCCGTCCCAACCGGTACGCACTGCATTCGTGGAGCCTGGCAGGCAACACACCAGGGTTCCATTGGCCAAACCGGCCAAGGCCCGCGACTGCACGGTGGAGGTGCCGATATCTGCCACGGAAATCTGGCGGAACAGCTCGCCAAAACCATCGACCTGCTTATCCAACAGGCAAGTCACGGCCTCCGGGGTACTGTCACGACCGGTGAAGCCGGTGCCACCGGTGATCAGTACCACCTGTACCAGGTCATCGGCGATCCAGGTAGCGACCTGGGCGCGGATCTTGTACAGGTCATCCTTGAGCAGGACCCGTTCCGCCAGGCGATGGCCTGCGGCACTCAGGCGATCGACGAACAGTTGTCCGGAGGTGTCGGTCTCCAGGGTTCGGGTATCGCTGACGGTCAATACCGCAATGTTCAGCGGAGCAAAAGGTACATCAGCCTTGGCTTTCATAGGCTCGGTCCAGTGATGGGGGAAACAGGCCGGTGTTATATCACAGCACTTTGGAGCGTCGGCGCCTCTCCAGTAATCGGCCGATGATTCCCAGCCACGGCCAATCAGGCACAATGCGCCGCTTGCAATCAGCGAACGCCTGCGATCTGCCCGGCAACGTGGCAGAATGTCCCTGGCCAAGGAACTTGCAGGCGTTGTATACGTCTGAAGACCAGCACTCAAAGTACTTATTTCGGAGACACACAATGACTCAACGGACCCTCGCCACTCTCATGCTCGCACTGGGCCTGGCCACTCTCGCCGGCTGCGCCTCGCCGACAGTGCTCACCCTGAATGACGGTCGCGAAATCCAGGCCGTAGATACTCCCAAGTTCGACAAGGATTCCGGCTTCTACGAATTCGAACAGCTGGATGGCAAGCGGACTCGTATCAACAAGGATCAGGTCCGTACCGTCAAAGAACTGTAAGACTGACGACTGTCGATCTGAAAGCGACAAAACCCGCCTATAGCGGGTTTTGTCGTTTCTGGGCCCAGGGCAAGCTCACCAGTCGAGGCTGATGCGACTCTCGAATTCACGCGCCTGCCCAGTCAGCGGATCAGTGAAGCGCAGGCCCTGGGCCAGGAGTTTCAACGGCTGGCCCAGGTCATCCTCGACGTCCTTGAGCACCTCGGGGTAGAACGGATCATTGGCGATCGCTGCGCCAAGGGCGCTCATATGCACCCGCAACTGGTGCTTCTTGCCCGTTACCGGGTACAGGGCATAGCGCCACAAGTCGCCATGCTTTTCCCGGACATCGATAAGCGTCTCGGTGTTACTTACACCTTCAACCTCCTGCATGCGAAAGAACGGTTCCCCATCCACCAACCGGCTTTTATGCAGCAGCGGAAAAGCCAGCTCCGGCAAGGCCCGGGCAATGGCTTCGTAACGTTTCTCTATTTGCCGGGTCGGAAACAGCGCCTGATAGGCCGAACGGCTATCGGGGTTGGCAGAGAACAGCACCAACCCCGCCGTGTGCCGGTCGATGCGATGCAAAGGCACCAAATGAGGATTGTCCAGGCGCCGGATCAGACGCCGAAGCAAGGTCTGCTCGACATATTCCCCCGCCGGGGTCACCGGCAGGAAATGCGGTTTATCCGCTACCACCAGGTGTTCGTCGACATGCAGGATCGTCTCCTGGACCGGGATCACCTTCTCGTCCGGAACTTCCCGGAAATAGTGGATACGCAGGCCTTCGCGATAACCCAACTCCAGGGCGATGGGCTGGCCCTGGCTATCCAGTACCCGGCCACGAGCGATACGGTCCAGCCATTGTTCACGGCTGATGGCCTTGAAGTGATCGCACAGGCAGTCCAGCACCGTCGCCCAAGAACCTGGGGGTAGGTACAAGGTGCTGGCCTGATGCTGTGCCGCAGAAAAACTCGCGCAAGACATACAAAAACTCGAGGGATCGATCCAAAACGGCATTATCCAACAGCGATCCCCCACAGCCTAGGAACAGTTTGTCCCGTTCAGGCACAAGACTGCCTGGCCTGTGCAGCCGCCTCAGTAAACTCCTTGAGCCAGCGCAGTACATCTACCGCCTCCCACCGCCCCGGATCGTAAAGGGCATACAGCAGTCCCTGATACCCGACCACATCCAGTTGCCGATGATAGCCAGCGCGCTGGAACAGGGCTTCGATCTCGGCGAAGCAGGTATTGAAATGCAGTTTGTTGAAGGGTGTCTTGCCTTCAGTCACCAGCCCATCCAGGCGTAGCTCAAGCACCGCCTCACGGACCACATCGGTGGACATGCTGTTCACGCTATTTTTAAGTTGTTCGACATTGACCATCATTTATTCCTTTAACGATTCCGGGACTGCGCCCCATCCTTCAGGGCTGCTTGTGCCCGACATAACTGACCACCCACAGCACAACGCCCCAGATCTCTATGGAGTCCAGATCGTCCAGGACAATGGAAGGGATTGAAGGCCGCGCCGCCTTGAGCAACAGGCCACCGCGAGGGTCGGGAGCCAATAGGCGCAATGAATACTCGACATCACCTTCGGGCCGCACCACCAGGTACTGATCCACCACCGGTGCGGCCGAACGATCGACGATCAGCCGGTCCCCGGGATAGATCCCGAACCCCAGCAGGTTGTCATCGTCCACCAGCAAGCCATGAATTTGCGGGGCTCCGAGCCCCAGGGTCCGGTCCAGGGAAAATCCGCTGCCCGTGGGCTCATGGGCAATCGGGGCATGATCATTGGCGCCCAGCTCCAGGATGGGGGCTGGCAAGGGTTGCGAGCGTTCGATAGCGGTCAGGAAGGTGAGAGACATGACGAGGCTCCTCGATAACTGTATGGACATACAGTAAACGAATCATCGAATCTCGCCAATGAATTCCAACCAGGGGCGACCAACGGAAGCATCCGGGTGCCAAGGCCAGGCTCAGCGCAGGAAGGCTACCACTTGTTCAGCGTCGAACGGCCAACCCAGCTCCGCGCCGCTGTCCACCCGGCGCAACACCGGGATGCGCAAGCCATAGGTTTCGAACAGCTCCTGGCTCTCGGCGATGTCCACCAGTTCGACCAGCAGGCCGTGCTCCACCAGCGGCATCAGCTCGGCCTCGGCCAGTTCGCACAGGTGGCATCCAAGGGTGCCGAACAATTGGCATTCAGGGGGCATCGCGGGACAACCGTTGAATTGGGGAACAGGCGCCCATTGTAGAACCTGAAGGAAAAAGCCGTCGACCCGCCAGGGTCAAAGAATGAATCGCACTCGACGGCTGGCCAGGATCAGCAGCGGTGCCACGGCGAACGCCAACACCAGCACCAGCAGTGCCATCTGGTTGCCGTAGGCCAGCCCTGCCGACAGTGCGCCATAGACGAACCAGGGATGCACGTAATACACCGCCGACGACAACTTCGCGGGGTAACTGCTGTGGCTGGCCCTGAAGTAGGCCTGGGGCAGCAAAAACAGCGCCGGGGCGATCACCAGCAGCGATACGAGAAAATCGAAGTTCTGCTCGACATCGGCCCGAAGTGCAAAATTCAGCGCCGCCTCGCCCAGGATCAACACCAGTCCCAGGATCAGCCAGCCCCACAGGACTGGCCGGCCAACACGCTGCGCCAGCTGGTGGCGGGCAGACAGAAAACCGATGGCCATGAACGGAAACCCCATGAACAGGAAGTTGCGCGCGGTGTAGTCGTTCTGGTTGAAGTGCTGGACAAAAGCATTGGGCAACTCGAAGTAGACCCGCGCGTATTGCAGGCACAGGCCAATCAGGAACGCCACCAGCGCCAGGCCGATCAAGGCCCCCGAACGCCATTTGCGCAACATCAGCAATATCAGGCCACCACCGAGCATGCCCAGCAGATACCACAGGTGGAAATAACCAATCAGCAGCTTCTTCAGCACTCCCAATATCCCGCCGATACTGGCGATGGTCGCCGGATCGACGTACTGCGGGCTGTAGACCAGCATCCAGAACAGGTAGATCAGCAAGCCCCGCTTGAACCACTGGCCGAAGGAATGCCCGCCCTCCAGGGTCTGGTACAGGTAGTAGCCGTTGATGATGAAGAAGGTCGGCACCGCCACTCGGAACAGGCCGTTGCACAGCAGATAGCCGGCCCAGGTGTAGTTCCCCCCCAACAGCTTGCAGTGCAGCAGCACGACCATGACGGCCAGCAAGACCTTGAGGGCATCGAGATTTCCGTTGAGGACTTTCGACATGAAATGGCTACCCGAACAGGCAGGAGGAATCCCGGTCTACACCGGATCGTAGTGTTTGCGCTTGGTGCTCGAGCTGAAACGACGCTTGCAGTAGGCCGTAGCCCTATCAAGGATAGGCTTCTCATAGAACTGGTAGCCCACCCAGCCATAACAGACCACCGCCGCCATCATCAGCACCAGGAACACCAGGTTATCCACATAGCTGGCCGGCCACGCACCCACCACCTGCCAGGCCCGACCCACCACGCCCAGTACCAACAGATGGGACAAATAGATGGTGTAGGACATGTCGCCAGTGGCGGTCAAAAATCCCGGCATCCGGATCAGTTGCCGCCGCTCCAGCAACGCCAGGGACAGCACCAGGGTGCCGAAGGTCAGTCCTACTGCCAGCATTCTCGGCAGCCCCTCGGTCAGGAACAGCCGATTGGCGTAGATCAACGGGAACCCCACCAGCAAGGCCGCCGCCAGCGCTCCCCAGACCAGCGCCGCAGGCACCCTGGCGCTATGCGGGCCATAAAAGAACAGGGCCAGGGCACTGCCGACGATGAACTCCAATGCATAGGGATGCAGCATGATCTTCAAGGCCGGGGAGTAATCCTGCCAGTCCTGCAACAGGTTGAAGAGCACCAGTACCGCCGCCCATGACAACAGGATCAACGGCAGCAGCCGCTCCTTGAAGAACAGGAACAGGGTGAACATCAGGTAGAACCACAACTCGAACAACAGCGACCAGGCCACCATCACCAGCAGCACCCGGTCATTGGGCAACAGCAGGAAGGACATCCACAGGTTCGAACCGCCGTGGGAGCTGTTCACCAACGCCGGCTGCCACAGGTACACCCCCAGGGTGATGAAGAAATACAACCAGTAGGTGGGATAGATCCGCGATAGCCGGTTGAACAGGAAGCGCTGGGTCTCGACGCTTTTCTGGAAACGTCCGCGACTGACGATCACCATCACGAACCCGCTGATGACGAAGAACAGGTCGACCCCGAGCTGGAAGAAATCCAGAAAGACCGGCAGCAAGGTATCGCCACCGGAATACTTGGTCTCCACCGACATCATGTGGAACAGCACCACGCCCAGGACCGCGGCACCACGCAACCCTTGCAGTGAATACAGACGCTCCATATACCTCTCCGGCTCCTCACTGGCAGGGCCCGTCAGACCTTGGCAAAGACACGGCCATGCGTGGCCCCATGTTGCGTGCACAGCGTGCATCGACAGTGTCTGAGCATAGCGAAGGCTCGTGAAGATGAGACATTCTCGATAAAGAATGACTTGTGTCAGCGCGACCCTGCGTCGCTCGAGCGATCCTCCTGGCTTTTTTGCCTCTAGGCTTTGCCCTGCTCGCCCCTCGTCCGGAGATCGCCGTTGTTTGCCAATCTGTTGATCATTCTCGCCTCCTCACTGGTAGTCATTGCGCTGTTCCGGCGCCTGAGCCTGCCACCGGTACTGGGTTACCTGTCGGTGGGGCTGATGGTCGGCCCTACGGCCCTGGATTGGGTCAACGACAGCGAAGACCTGCCGGACCTGGCGGAACTGGGCGTGGTGTTCCTGTTGTTCTCCCTGGGCCTGGAGTTCTCCCTGTCGAAAATGCTCGCTCTGCGCCGCGTGGTGTTCGGCCTCGGCAGCCTGCAAGTGGCCTGTACCGGCCTGGTCCTGGGCGCGCTCCTGGCACTGTTCGGCATGCCGTTGAGCTCGGCCTTGATGCTCGGTACGGGGCTGGCGCTGTCTTCCACGGCCATCGTCAGCAAGGAGCTGACCAGCCTCGGCGAGATTTTCAGCAGCCATGGCCAGAATGCCATCGGCGTGTTGCTGTTCCAGGATGTGGTCGCAGTACTGCTGCTGACGCTGGTTCCGGTGTTCGCCGGCAATGCCGAGCAGGCCTGGTACTGGGCCCTGCCGGCGACCCTGGGCAAGACGGTCATCTTGTTCGTCGGCCTGCTGCTGGCCAGCCGCTGGCTACTGCCACGGCTATTTCATGAAGTCGCCGCCTCCCACTCCGCCGAGCTGTTCGTACTGCTGGCCCTGGTGATCGTCCTGCTGACCGCCTGGCTGACCCACCTGCTGGGCCTGTCGCCCGCCCTGGGAGCCTTCCTGGCCGGCATGCTACTGGGGGAAAGTCACTACCGGCATCAGATCGAGGCCGATATCCGACCCTTTCGCGACATCCTCCTGGGGCTGTTCTTCGTCAGCATCGGCATGCTCATCGACCTGCAACTGTTCATCGACCACAGCCTGCTGATCATCGGCCTGACCCTGGCCCTGCTGCTGATCAAGGGTACGGTGGTGGCCGCCCTGCTCAAACTGCGCGGCAGCGACGGTGAAACCGCCTGGCGCAGCGGCCTGGCCCTGGCCCAGGGCGGTGAATTCTGCTTTGCCCTGATGGCCCAGATGCAACTGGGCCAGATGATCCCGGCAGAAATCAGCAGCCTGCTGCTGGCCGCCACTTTCTGCTCGATGCTGCTGACGCCGCTGCTGTTGCGGGCCGCTCCGCTGCTCACCACGCGCTTGCATCGCAAGCCCAACCAGGCCGCGCAACTGGAAGAGATCAGCGCACAGAATGCCCAGCTGCAGGGCCATGTCCTGATCTGTGGTTATGGCCGGGTCGGCCAATCCATCGGGCGCTTCCTGCGCCACGAGCAATTGCGCTACATCGCCCTGGACGACGATCCCGTGCGGGTCCAGGAGGCCTCGGCGGCGGAAAGCTGCGTGCACTACGGCGATTGCCGGCGTGGCGATCTGCTCGCGGCGGTCGGCCTGGAACGGGCGCGCCTGCTGGTGATCGCGGTGGACAAGAGCGACATCGCCCTGACCGTACTCAAGGCCGCCCGGCGCCTGGACAGCGCCGTGCCGATCCTGGTGCGCACCCGGGACGACAGCCAACTGGCCGAGCTCAAGGCCGCCGGAGCCAATGCCGTGGTTCCCGAGCTGCTGGAGTCGAGCCTGATGCTCGCCTCCCACGCCCTGATCATGCTCGGCCTGCCCGAGCAACGCGTACAACGCACGGTGGATGAAGTGCGCCACAGCCGCTACCACCTGCTCCACGGCTTCTACCACGGCGGCCAGAGCGACACCCAAGACAACCGCGAGCCACCCACGGTGCAGATGCACGCCGTCAACCTGGACGCCGATGCCCACGCCTGCAGCCAGCCGCTGCAGTCCCTGGCCCTGGAGCAACTGGGGGTGGACATACGCGCCGTGCAGCGTCACGGCCATGACCTGCCCCTGTCTCCCGGCCTGCAGCTGCAGGCTGGCGATCGCATCCTGGTGTCCGGGCCACAGAGTGCCATCGAAGCATGCGAAGCACGCTTGCTGGGCGGTTAAGGGCGCAGCGGGCGCGTCCTGGACGGCAACGAGCCAGGCCGGCGGGCGACCCTGCAGCCCTACTCCTGATTGACCGCGCCGATCTTGTGCAGCGACAGGTCGGCGCCGTAGTACTCCTGCTCCTGGGTCAAGCGCAGCCCGCAAACGGCCTTGACCAGGCCGTACACGGCAAAGCCTCCCAGCAGCGCCACCAACACCCCAAGCGCGGTGCCCAGCAACTGGCTGGCCAGGCTCACACCTCCCAACCCGCCCAGCGCACTCTGGCCGAAGATCCCGCAGGCGATACCGCCCCAGACCCCACACAACCCATGCAGAGGCCAGACCCCAAGCACATCGTCGATCTTCCATTTGCCCTGGGCTGCGATGAAACACCAGACGAACAGGGCCCCGGCAATCGCCCCAGTGACCAGGGCTCCCACCGGATGCATCAGGTCCGAGCCGGCGCAGACCGCGACCAACCCCGCCAGTGGACCGTTATGCAGGAACCCGGGGTCGTTGCGCCCGACGATCAACGCTGCGACCGTACCGCCGACCATGGCCATCAACGAGTTGACCGCCACCAAACCGCTCAGGCCTTGCAGGGTCTGGGCACTCATCACGTTGAAACCGAACCAGCCAACGATCAGGATCCACGAGCCCAGGGCGAGGAAAGGGATGCTCGACGGCGCGAACGCAACCAGCTTGCCATCGCGATAACGGCCATGGCGCGGCCCCAGCA
It contains:
- the moaB gene encoding molybdenum cofactor biosynthesis protein B, whose translation is MKAKADVPFAPLNIAVLTVSDTRTLETDTSGQLFVDRLSAAGHRLAERVLLKDDLYKIRAQVATWIADDLVQVVLITGGTGFTGRDSTPEAVTCLLDKQVDGFGELFRQISVADIGTSTVQSRALAGLANGTLVCCLPGSTNAVRTGWDGILAEQLDSRHRPCNFVPHLKQAAPCESRG
- a CDS encoding YgdI/YgdR family lipoprotein produces the protein MTQRTLATLMLALGLATLAGCASPTVLTLNDGREIQAVDTPKFDKDSGFYEFEQLDGKRTRINKDQVRTVKEL
- a CDS encoding pseudouridine synthase, producing the protein MSCASFSAAQHQASTLYLPPGSWATVLDCLCDHFKAISREQWLDRIARGRVLDSQGQPIALELGYREGLRIHYFREVPDEKVIPVQETILHVDEHLVVADKPHFLPVTPAGEYVEQTLLRRLIRRLDNPHLVPLHRIDRHTAGLVLFSANPDSRSAYQALFPTRQIEKRYEAIARALPELAFPLLHKSRLVDGEPFFRMQEVEGVSNTETLIDVREKHGDLWRYALYPVTGKKHQLRVHMSALGAAIANDPFYPEVLKDVEDDLGQPLKLLAQGLRFTDPLTGQAREFESRISLDW
- a CDS encoding transcriptional regulator, with product MVNVEQLKNSVNSMSTDVVREAVLELRLDGLVTEGKTPFNKLHFNTCFAEIEALFQRAGYHRQLDVVGYQGLLYALYDPGRWEAVDVLRWLKEFTEAAAQARQSCA
- a CDS encoding S24 family peptidase translates to MSLTFLTAIERSQPLPAPILELGANDHAPIAHEPTGSGFSLDRTLGLGAPQIHGLLVDDDNLLGFGIYPGDRLIVDRSAAPVVDQYLVVRPEGDVEYSLRLLAPDPRGGLLLKAARPSIPSIVLDDLDSIEIWGVVLWVVSYVGHKQP
- a CDS encoding glutaredoxin family protein produces the protein MPPECQLFGTLGCHLCELAEAELMPLVEHGLLVELVDIAESQELFETYGLRIPVLRRVDSGAELGWPFDAEQVVAFLR
- a CDS encoding acyltransferase family protein; its protein translation is MSKVLNGNLDALKVLLAVMVVLLHCKLLGGNYTWAGYLLCNGLFRVAVPTFFIINGYYLYQTLEGGHSFGQWFKRGLLIYLFWMLVYSPQYVDPATIASIGGILGVLKKLLIGYFHLWYLLGMLGGGLILLMLRKWRSGALIGLALVAFLIGLCLQYARVYFELPNAFVQHFNQNDYTARNFLFMGFPFMAIGFLSARHQLAQRVGRPVLWGWLILGLVLILGEAALNFALRADVEQNFDFLVSLLVIAPALFLLPQAYFRASHSSYPAKLSSAVYYVHPWFVYGALSAGLAYGNQMALLVLVLAFAVAPLLILASRRVRFIL
- a CDS encoding acyltransferase family protein, producing the protein MERLYSLQGLRGAAVLGVVLFHMMSVETKYSGGDTLLPVFLDFFQLGVDLFFVISGFVMVIVSRGRFQKSVETQRFLFNRLSRIYPTYWLYFFITLGVYLWQPALVNSSHGGSNLWMSFLLLPNDRVLLVMVAWSLLFELWFYLMFTLFLFFKERLLPLILLSWAAVLVLFNLLQDWQDYSPALKIMLHPYALEFIVGSALALFFYGPHSARVPAALVWGALAAALLVGFPLIYANRLFLTEGLPRMLAVGLTFGTLVLSLALLERRQLIRMPGFLTATGDMSYTIYLSHLLVLGVVGRAWQVVGAWPASYVDNLVFLVLMMAAVVCYGWVGYQFYEKPILDRATAYCKRRFSSSTKRKHYDPV
- a CDS encoding monovalent cation:proton antiporter family protein; its protein translation is MFANLLIILASSLVVIALFRRLSLPPVLGYLSVGLMVGPTALDWVNDSEDLPDLAELGVVFLLFSLGLEFSLSKMLALRRVVFGLGSLQVACTGLVLGALLALFGMPLSSALMLGTGLALSSTAIVSKELTSLGEIFSSHGQNAIGVLLFQDVVAVLLLTLVPVFAGNAEQAWYWALPATLGKTVILFVGLLLASRWLLPRLFHEVAASHSAELFVLLALVIVLLTAWLTHLLGLSPALGAFLAGMLLGESHYRHQIEADIRPFRDILLGLFFVSIGMLIDLQLFIDHSLLIIGLTLALLLIKGTVVAALLKLRGSDGETAWRSGLALAQGGEFCFALMAQMQLGQMIPAEISSLLLAATFCSMLLTPLLLRAAPLLTTRLHRKPNQAAQLEEISAQNAQLQGHVLICGYGRVGQSIGRFLRHEQLRYIALDDDPVRVQEASAAESCVHYGDCRRGDLLAAVGLERARLLVIAVDKSDIALTVLKAARRLDSAVPILVRTRDDSQLAELKAAGANAVVPELLESSLMLASHALIMLGLPEQRVQRTVDEVRHSRYHLLHGFYHGGQSDTQDNREPPTVQMHAVNLDADAHACSQPLQSLALEQLGVDIRAVQRHGHDLPLSPGLQLQAGDRILVSGPQSAIEACEARLLGG
- a CDS encoding ammonium transporter → MENLQSAVDTLVHGSNTLFILIGAVMVLAMHAGFAFLEVGTVRQKNQVNALSKILSDFAVSTLAYFFIGYWISYGVSFLQPAAVLSSDHGYGLVKFFFLLTFAAAIPAIISGGIAERARFVPQLCATVLIVAFVYPFFEGLVWNGNFGVQAWLQVHLGAGFHDFAGSVVVHAMGGWLALAAVLLLGPRHGRYRDGKLVAFAPSSIPFLALGSWILIVGWFGFNVMSAQTLQGLSGLVAVNSLMAMVGGTVAALIVGRNDPGFLHNGPLAGLVAVCAGSDLMHPVGALVTGAIAGALFVWCFIAAQGKWKIDDVLGVWPLHGLCGVWGGIACGIFGQSALGGLGGVSLASQLLGTALGVLVALLGGFAVYGLVKAVCGLRLTQEQEYYGADLSLHKIGAVNQE